A genomic segment from Panthera tigris isolate Pti1 chromosome A1, P.tigris_Pti1_mat1.1, whole genome shotgun sequence encodes:
- the KBTBD7 gene encoding kelch repeat and BTB domain-containing protein 7 isoform X5, with product MQSREEAPRSRRLASPRGGRRPKRISKPSVSAFFTGPEELKDTAHSAALLAQLKSFYDARLLCDVTIEVVTPGSGPGTGRLFSCNRNVLAAACPYFKSMFTGGMYESQQASVTMHDVDAESFEVLVDYCYTGRVSLSEANVQRLYAASDMLQLEYVREACASFLARRLDLANCTAILKFADAFDHHKLRSQAQSFIAHNFKQLSRMGSVREESLADLSLAQLLAVLRLDSLDIESERTVCHVAMQWLETAPKERGPNAAEVFKCVRWTHFRDEDQDYLEGLLTKPIVKKYCLDLIEGALQMRYGDMLYKSVVPKPESSSSSVVSVAENPPQRLGMCAKEMVIFFGHPRDPFLCYDPYSGDIYTMPSPLTSLAHTKTITSSAVCVSPDHDIYLAAQPRKDLWVYKPAQNSWQQLADRLLCREGMDVAYLNGYIYILGGRDPITGVKLKEVECYSVQRNQWALVAPVPHSFYSFELIVVQNYLYAVNSKRMLCYDPSHNMWLNCASLKRSDFQEACVFNDEIYCICDIPVMKVYNPARGEWRRISNIPLDSETHNYQIVNHGQKLLLITSTTPQWKKNRVTVYEYDTREDQWINIGCKFFR from the coding sequence ATGCAGTCCCGGGAAGAAGCTCCGCGCTCTCGCCGCCTGGCCAGTCCCCGCGGCGGGAGGAGGCCCAAGAGGATTTCCAAGCCTTCAGTTTCGGCTTTTTTCACGGGCCCGGAGGAGCTGAAGGACACGGCTCATTCTGCAGCTCTGCTGGCACAGCTGAAGTCTTTCTACGACGCGCGGCTGTTATGTGATGTGACCATCGAGGTGGTGACACCTGGCAGCGGGCCTGGCACCGGCCGCCTTTTTTCCTGCAACCGTAACGTGCTAGCTGCCGCGTGTCCCTACTTCAAGAGCATGTTCACTGGTGGCATGTACGAGAGCCAGCAGGCGAGCGTGACCATGCATGATGTGGATGCCGAGTCCTTCGAGGTGCTTGTCGACTACTGCTACACAGGTCGCGTGTCGCTAAGTGAGGCCAACGTGCAACGCCTTTACGCGGCCTCTGACATGTTGCAGCTCGAGTACGTGCGGGAAGCTTGTGCCTCCTTCCTAGCCCGCCGCCTTGACCTGGCCAACTGCACTGCCATCCTCAAGTTCGCTGATGCCTTCGACCATCACAAGCTGCGATCACAGGCCCAGTCCTTCATCGCCCACAACTTCAAGCAGCTCAGCCGGATGGGTTCAGTTCGGGAGGAGAGTCTGGCAGACCTGAGCTTGGCCCAGCTGTTGGCCGTGCTGCGTCTGGATAGTCTAGACATAGAGAGTGAGCGGACAGTGTGTCATGTAGCAATGCAGTGGTTAGAGACGGCTCCCAAGGAGCGCGGTCCCAACGCTGCGGAAGTCTTCAAGTGTGTCCGCTGGACACACTTCAGAGATGAAGATCAGGATTACCTGGAAGGGCTGCTGACCAAGCCCATTGTGAAGAAGTACTGTCTGGACCTTATCGAAGGGGCCCTGCAGATGCGATATGGTGACATGTTGTACAAGTCTGTGGTACCAAAGCCAGAGAGCAGCAGCAGCTCTGTTGTATCTGTAGCAGAAAATCCACCTCAGAGACTGGGTATGTGTGCCAAGGAGATGGTAATCTTCTTTGGACACCCTAGAGACCCCTTTCTCTGCTATGACCCATACTCAGGGGACATTTACACAATGCCATCCCCTTTAACCAGCTTGGCTCACACTAAGACTATCACTTCCTcagctgtctgtgtctctccagaCCATGACATCTACCTGGCTGCCCAGCCCCGGAAAGACCTGTGGGTGTATAAGCCAGCCCAGAATAGTTGGCAGCAGCTTGCCGACCGCCTGCTGTGTCGCGAGGGCATGGATGTGGCCTACCTCAATGGCTACATCTACATCTTGGGTGGGCGAGACCCGATTACCGGCGTTAAATTGAAGGAAGTGGAATGCTACAGTGTTCAGAGAAACCAGTGGGCACTGGTGGCTCCTGTGCCCCATTCCTTCTATTCCTTTGAACTAATAGTGGTTCAGAACTATCTTTATGCTGTGAACAGTAAGCGCATGCTGTGCTACGATCCTAGCCATAATATGTGGCTGAACTGTGCTTCTCTTAAACGTAGTGACTTTCAGGAAGCCTGTGTCTTCAACGACGAGATCTACTGTATCTGTGACATTCCAGTCATGAAGGTCTATAACCCAGCCAGGGGAGAATGGAGGCGGATTAGTAATATTCCCTTGGACTCAGAGACCCACAACTACCAGATTGTCAATCATGGCCAAAAGTTGCTTCTCATCACTTCTACCACCCCTCAGTGGAAAAAAAACCGGGTGACTGTTTACGAATACGATACCAGGGAAGACCAGTGGATTAACATAG
- the KBTBD7 gene encoding kelch repeat and BTB domain-containing protein 7 isoform X4, whose amino-acid sequence MQSREEAPRSRRLASPRGGRRPKRISKPSVSAFFTGPEELKDTAHSAALLAQLKSFYDARLLCDVTIEVVTPGSGPGTGRLFSCNRNVLAAACPYFKSMFTGGMYESQQASVTMHDVDAESFEVLVDYCYTGRVSLSEANVQRLYAASDMLQLEYVREACASFLARRLDLANCTAILKFADAFDHHKLRSQAQSFIAHNFKQLSRMGSVREESLADLSLAQLLAVLRLDSLDIESERTVCHVAMQWLETAPKERGPNAAEVFKCVRWTHFRDEDQDYLEGLLTKPIVKKYCLDLIEGALQMRYGDMLYKSVVPKPESSSSSVVSVAENPPQRLGMCAKEMVIFFGHPRDPFLCYDPYSGDIYTMPSPLTSLAHTKTITSSAVCVSPDHDIYLAAQPRKDLWVYKPAQNSWQQLADRLLCREGMDVAYLNGYIYILGGRDPITGVKLKEVECYSVQRNQWALVAPVPHSFYSFELIVVQNYLYAVNSKRMLCYDPSHNMWLNCASLKRSDFQEACVFNDEIYCICDIPVMKVYNPARGEWRRISNIPLDSETHNYQIVNHGQKLLLITSTTPQWKKNRVTVYEYDTREDQWINIAFCFVRLK is encoded by the coding sequence ATGCAGTCCCGGGAAGAAGCTCCGCGCTCTCGCCGCCTGGCCAGTCCCCGCGGCGGGAGGAGGCCCAAGAGGATTTCCAAGCCTTCAGTTTCGGCTTTTTTCACGGGCCCGGAGGAGCTGAAGGACACGGCTCATTCTGCAGCTCTGCTGGCACAGCTGAAGTCTTTCTACGACGCGCGGCTGTTATGTGATGTGACCATCGAGGTGGTGACACCTGGCAGCGGGCCTGGCACCGGCCGCCTTTTTTCCTGCAACCGTAACGTGCTAGCTGCCGCGTGTCCCTACTTCAAGAGCATGTTCACTGGTGGCATGTACGAGAGCCAGCAGGCGAGCGTGACCATGCATGATGTGGATGCCGAGTCCTTCGAGGTGCTTGTCGACTACTGCTACACAGGTCGCGTGTCGCTAAGTGAGGCCAACGTGCAACGCCTTTACGCGGCCTCTGACATGTTGCAGCTCGAGTACGTGCGGGAAGCTTGTGCCTCCTTCCTAGCCCGCCGCCTTGACCTGGCCAACTGCACTGCCATCCTCAAGTTCGCTGATGCCTTCGACCATCACAAGCTGCGATCACAGGCCCAGTCCTTCATCGCCCACAACTTCAAGCAGCTCAGCCGGATGGGTTCAGTTCGGGAGGAGAGTCTGGCAGACCTGAGCTTGGCCCAGCTGTTGGCCGTGCTGCGTCTGGATAGTCTAGACATAGAGAGTGAGCGGACAGTGTGTCATGTAGCAATGCAGTGGTTAGAGACGGCTCCCAAGGAGCGCGGTCCCAACGCTGCGGAAGTCTTCAAGTGTGTCCGCTGGACACACTTCAGAGATGAAGATCAGGATTACCTGGAAGGGCTGCTGACCAAGCCCATTGTGAAGAAGTACTGTCTGGACCTTATCGAAGGGGCCCTGCAGATGCGATATGGTGACATGTTGTACAAGTCTGTGGTACCAAAGCCAGAGAGCAGCAGCAGCTCTGTTGTATCTGTAGCAGAAAATCCACCTCAGAGACTGGGTATGTGTGCCAAGGAGATGGTAATCTTCTTTGGACACCCTAGAGACCCCTTTCTCTGCTATGACCCATACTCAGGGGACATTTACACAATGCCATCCCCTTTAACCAGCTTGGCTCACACTAAGACTATCACTTCCTcagctgtctgtgtctctccagaCCATGACATCTACCTGGCTGCCCAGCCCCGGAAAGACCTGTGGGTGTATAAGCCAGCCCAGAATAGTTGGCAGCAGCTTGCCGACCGCCTGCTGTGTCGCGAGGGCATGGATGTGGCCTACCTCAATGGCTACATCTACATCTTGGGTGGGCGAGACCCGATTACCGGCGTTAAATTGAAGGAAGTGGAATGCTACAGTGTTCAGAGAAACCAGTGGGCACTGGTGGCTCCTGTGCCCCATTCCTTCTATTCCTTTGAACTAATAGTGGTTCAGAACTATCTTTATGCTGTGAACAGTAAGCGCATGCTGTGCTACGATCCTAGCCATAATATGTGGCTGAACTGTGCTTCTCTTAAACGTAGTGACTTTCAGGAAGCCTGTGTCTTCAACGACGAGATCTACTGTATCTGTGACATTCCAGTCATGAAGGTCTATAACCCAGCCAGGGGAGAATGGAGGCGGATTAGTAATATTCCCTTGGACTCAGAGACCCACAACTACCAGATTGTCAATCATGGCCAAAAGTTGCTTCTCATCACTTCTACCACCCCTCAGTGGAAAAAAAACCGGGTGACTGTTTACGAATACGATACCAGGGAAGACCAGTGGATTAACATAG
- the KBTBD7 gene encoding kelch repeat and BTB domain-containing protein 7 isoform X2 gives MQSREEAPRSRRLASPRGGRRPKRISKPSVSAFFTGPEELKDTAHSAALLAQLKSFYDARLLCDVTIEVVTPGSGPGTGRLFSCNRNVLAAACPYFKSMFTGGMYESQQASVTMHDVDAESFEVLVDYCYTGRVSLSEANVQRLYAASDMLQLEYVREACASFLARRLDLANCTAILKFADAFDHHKLRSQAQSFIAHNFKQLSRMGSVREESLADLSLAQLLAVLRLDSLDIESERTVCHVAMQWLETAPKERGPNAAEVFKCVRWTHFRDEDQDYLEGLLTKPIVKKYCLDLIEGALQMRYGDMLYKSVVPKPESSSSSVVSVAENPPQRLGMCAKEMVIFFGHPRDPFLCYDPYSGDIYTMPSPLTSLAHTKTITSSAVCVSPDHDIYLAAQPRKDLWVYKPAQNSWQQLADRLLCREGMDVAYLNGYIYILGGRDPITGVKLKEVECYSVQRNQWALVAPVPHSFYSFELIVVQNYLYAVNSKRMLCYDPSHNMWLNCASLKRSDFQEACVFNDEIYCICDIPVMKVYNPARGEWRRISNIPLDSETHNYQIVNHGQKLLLITSTTPQWKKNRVTVYEYDTREDQWINIGTQVLPFFHAGCLPAVFVNVQEKIKDGELESVNQIACQETQKIWRK, from the coding sequence ATGCAGTCCCGGGAAGAAGCTCCGCGCTCTCGCCGCCTGGCCAGTCCCCGCGGCGGGAGGAGGCCCAAGAGGATTTCCAAGCCTTCAGTTTCGGCTTTTTTCACGGGCCCGGAGGAGCTGAAGGACACGGCTCATTCTGCAGCTCTGCTGGCACAGCTGAAGTCTTTCTACGACGCGCGGCTGTTATGTGATGTGACCATCGAGGTGGTGACACCTGGCAGCGGGCCTGGCACCGGCCGCCTTTTTTCCTGCAACCGTAACGTGCTAGCTGCCGCGTGTCCCTACTTCAAGAGCATGTTCACTGGTGGCATGTACGAGAGCCAGCAGGCGAGCGTGACCATGCATGATGTGGATGCCGAGTCCTTCGAGGTGCTTGTCGACTACTGCTACACAGGTCGCGTGTCGCTAAGTGAGGCCAACGTGCAACGCCTTTACGCGGCCTCTGACATGTTGCAGCTCGAGTACGTGCGGGAAGCTTGTGCCTCCTTCCTAGCCCGCCGCCTTGACCTGGCCAACTGCACTGCCATCCTCAAGTTCGCTGATGCCTTCGACCATCACAAGCTGCGATCACAGGCCCAGTCCTTCATCGCCCACAACTTCAAGCAGCTCAGCCGGATGGGTTCAGTTCGGGAGGAGAGTCTGGCAGACCTGAGCTTGGCCCAGCTGTTGGCCGTGCTGCGTCTGGATAGTCTAGACATAGAGAGTGAGCGGACAGTGTGTCATGTAGCAATGCAGTGGTTAGAGACGGCTCCCAAGGAGCGCGGTCCCAACGCTGCGGAAGTCTTCAAGTGTGTCCGCTGGACACACTTCAGAGATGAAGATCAGGATTACCTGGAAGGGCTGCTGACCAAGCCCATTGTGAAGAAGTACTGTCTGGACCTTATCGAAGGGGCCCTGCAGATGCGATATGGTGACATGTTGTACAAGTCTGTGGTACCAAAGCCAGAGAGCAGCAGCAGCTCTGTTGTATCTGTAGCAGAAAATCCACCTCAGAGACTGGGTATGTGTGCCAAGGAGATGGTAATCTTCTTTGGACACCCTAGAGACCCCTTTCTCTGCTATGACCCATACTCAGGGGACATTTACACAATGCCATCCCCTTTAACCAGCTTGGCTCACACTAAGACTATCACTTCCTcagctgtctgtgtctctccagaCCATGACATCTACCTGGCTGCCCAGCCCCGGAAAGACCTGTGGGTGTATAAGCCAGCCCAGAATAGTTGGCAGCAGCTTGCCGACCGCCTGCTGTGTCGCGAGGGCATGGATGTGGCCTACCTCAATGGCTACATCTACATCTTGGGTGGGCGAGACCCGATTACCGGCGTTAAATTGAAGGAAGTGGAATGCTACAGTGTTCAGAGAAACCAGTGGGCACTGGTGGCTCCTGTGCCCCATTCCTTCTATTCCTTTGAACTAATAGTGGTTCAGAACTATCTTTATGCTGTGAACAGTAAGCGCATGCTGTGCTACGATCCTAGCCATAATATGTGGCTGAACTGTGCTTCTCTTAAACGTAGTGACTTTCAGGAAGCCTGTGTCTTCAACGACGAGATCTACTGTATCTGTGACATTCCAGTCATGAAGGTCTATAACCCAGCCAGGGGAGAATGGAGGCGGATTAGTAATATTCCCTTGGACTCAGAGACCCACAACTACCAGATTGTCAATCATGGCCAAAAGTTGCTTCTCATCACTTCTACCACCCCTCAGTGGAAAAAAAACCGGGTGACTGTTTACGAATACGATACCAGGGAAGACCAGTGGATTAACATAG
- the KBTBD7 gene encoding kelch repeat and BTB domain-containing protein 7 isoform X6 yields MQSREEAPRSRRLASPRGGRRPKRISKPSVSAFFTGPEELKDTAHSAALLAQLKSFYDARLLCDVTIEVVTPGSGPGTGRLFSCNRNVLAAACPYFKSMFTGGMYESQQASVTMHDVDAESFEVLVDYCYTGRVSLSEANVQRLYAASDMLQLEYVREACASFLARRLDLANCTAILKFADAFDHHKLRSQAQSFIAHNFKQLSRMGSVREESLADLSLAQLLAVLRLDSLDIESERTVCHVAMQWLETAPKERGPNAAEVFKCVRWTHFRDEDQDYLEGLLTKPIVKKYCLDLIEGALQMRYGDMLYKSVVPKPESSSSSVVSVAENPPQRLGMCAKEMVIFFGHPRDPFLCYDPYSGDIYTMPSPLTSLAHTKTITSSAVCVSPDHDIYLAAQPRKDLWVYKPAQNSWQQLADRLLCREGMDVAYLNGYIYILGGRDPITGVKLKEVECYSVQRNQWALVAPVPHSFYSFELIVVQNYLYAVNSKRMLCYDPSHNMWLNCASLKRSDFQEACVFNDEIYCICDIPVMKVYNPARGEWRRISNIPLDSETHNYQIVNHGQKLLLITSTTPQWKKNRVTVYEYDTREDQWINIG; encoded by the coding sequence ATGCAGTCCCGGGAAGAAGCTCCGCGCTCTCGCCGCCTGGCCAGTCCCCGCGGCGGGAGGAGGCCCAAGAGGATTTCCAAGCCTTCAGTTTCGGCTTTTTTCACGGGCCCGGAGGAGCTGAAGGACACGGCTCATTCTGCAGCTCTGCTGGCACAGCTGAAGTCTTTCTACGACGCGCGGCTGTTATGTGATGTGACCATCGAGGTGGTGACACCTGGCAGCGGGCCTGGCACCGGCCGCCTTTTTTCCTGCAACCGTAACGTGCTAGCTGCCGCGTGTCCCTACTTCAAGAGCATGTTCACTGGTGGCATGTACGAGAGCCAGCAGGCGAGCGTGACCATGCATGATGTGGATGCCGAGTCCTTCGAGGTGCTTGTCGACTACTGCTACACAGGTCGCGTGTCGCTAAGTGAGGCCAACGTGCAACGCCTTTACGCGGCCTCTGACATGTTGCAGCTCGAGTACGTGCGGGAAGCTTGTGCCTCCTTCCTAGCCCGCCGCCTTGACCTGGCCAACTGCACTGCCATCCTCAAGTTCGCTGATGCCTTCGACCATCACAAGCTGCGATCACAGGCCCAGTCCTTCATCGCCCACAACTTCAAGCAGCTCAGCCGGATGGGTTCAGTTCGGGAGGAGAGTCTGGCAGACCTGAGCTTGGCCCAGCTGTTGGCCGTGCTGCGTCTGGATAGTCTAGACATAGAGAGTGAGCGGACAGTGTGTCATGTAGCAATGCAGTGGTTAGAGACGGCTCCCAAGGAGCGCGGTCCCAACGCTGCGGAAGTCTTCAAGTGTGTCCGCTGGACACACTTCAGAGATGAAGATCAGGATTACCTGGAAGGGCTGCTGACCAAGCCCATTGTGAAGAAGTACTGTCTGGACCTTATCGAAGGGGCCCTGCAGATGCGATATGGTGACATGTTGTACAAGTCTGTGGTACCAAAGCCAGAGAGCAGCAGCAGCTCTGTTGTATCTGTAGCAGAAAATCCACCTCAGAGACTGGGTATGTGTGCCAAGGAGATGGTAATCTTCTTTGGACACCCTAGAGACCCCTTTCTCTGCTATGACCCATACTCAGGGGACATTTACACAATGCCATCCCCTTTAACCAGCTTGGCTCACACTAAGACTATCACTTCCTcagctgtctgtgtctctccagaCCATGACATCTACCTGGCTGCCCAGCCCCGGAAAGACCTGTGGGTGTATAAGCCAGCCCAGAATAGTTGGCAGCAGCTTGCCGACCGCCTGCTGTGTCGCGAGGGCATGGATGTGGCCTACCTCAATGGCTACATCTACATCTTGGGTGGGCGAGACCCGATTACCGGCGTTAAATTGAAGGAAGTGGAATGCTACAGTGTTCAGAGAAACCAGTGGGCACTGGTGGCTCCTGTGCCCCATTCCTTCTATTCCTTTGAACTAATAGTGGTTCAGAACTATCTTTATGCTGTGAACAGTAAGCGCATGCTGTGCTACGATCCTAGCCATAATATGTGGCTGAACTGTGCTTCTCTTAAACGTAGTGACTTTCAGGAAGCCTGTGTCTTCAACGACGAGATCTACTGTATCTGTGACATTCCAGTCATGAAGGTCTATAACCCAGCCAGGGGAGAATGGAGGCGGATTAGTAATATTCCCTTGGACTCAGAGACCCACAACTACCAGATTGTCAATCATGGCCAAAAGTTGCTTCTCATCACTTCTACCACCCCTCAGTGGAAAAAAAACCGGGTGACTGTTTACGAATACGATACCAGGGAAGACCAGTGGATTAACATAG
- the KBTBD7 gene encoding kelch repeat and BTB domain-containing protein 7 isoform X1: MQSREEAPRSRRLASPRGGRRPKRISKPSVSAFFTGPEELKDTAHSAALLAQLKSFYDARLLCDVTIEVVTPGSGPGTGRLFSCNRNVLAAACPYFKSMFTGGMYESQQASVTMHDVDAESFEVLVDYCYTGRVSLSEANVQRLYAASDMLQLEYVREACASFLARRLDLANCTAILKFADAFDHHKLRSQAQSFIAHNFKQLSRMGSVREESLADLSLAQLLAVLRLDSLDIESERTVCHVAMQWLETAPKERGPNAAEVFKCVRWTHFRDEDQDYLEGLLTKPIVKKYCLDLIEGALQMRYGDMLYKSVVPKPESSSSSVVSVAENPPQRLGMCAKEMVIFFGHPRDPFLCYDPYSGDIYTMPSPLTSLAHTKTITSSAVCVSPDHDIYLAAQPRKDLWVYKPAQNSWQQLADRLLCREGMDVAYLNGYIYILGGRDPITGVKLKEVECYSVQRNQWALVAPVPHSFYSFELIVVQNYLYAVNSKRMLCYDPSHNMWLNCASLKRSDFQEACVFNDEIYCICDIPVMKVYNPARGEWRRISNIPLDSETHNYQIVNHGQKLLLITSTTPQWKKNRVTVYEYDTREDQWINIGTMLGLLQFDSGFICLCARVYPSCLEPGQSFITEEDDARSESSTEWDLDGFSELDSESGSSSSFSDDEVWVQVAPQRNAQDQQGSL, encoded by the coding sequence ATGCAGTCCCGGGAAGAAGCTCCGCGCTCTCGCCGCCTGGCCAGTCCCCGCGGCGGGAGGAGGCCCAAGAGGATTTCCAAGCCTTCAGTTTCGGCTTTTTTCACGGGCCCGGAGGAGCTGAAGGACACGGCTCATTCTGCAGCTCTGCTGGCACAGCTGAAGTCTTTCTACGACGCGCGGCTGTTATGTGATGTGACCATCGAGGTGGTGACACCTGGCAGCGGGCCTGGCACCGGCCGCCTTTTTTCCTGCAACCGTAACGTGCTAGCTGCCGCGTGTCCCTACTTCAAGAGCATGTTCACTGGTGGCATGTACGAGAGCCAGCAGGCGAGCGTGACCATGCATGATGTGGATGCCGAGTCCTTCGAGGTGCTTGTCGACTACTGCTACACAGGTCGCGTGTCGCTAAGTGAGGCCAACGTGCAACGCCTTTACGCGGCCTCTGACATGTTGCAGCTCGAGTACGTGCGGGAAGCTTGTGCCTCCTTCCTAGCCCGCCGCCTTGACCTGGCCAACTGCACTGCCATCCTCAAGTTCGCTGATGCCTTCGACCATCACAAGCTGCGATCACAGGCCCAGTCCTTCATCGCCCACAACTTCAAGCAGCTCAGCCGGATGGGTTCAGTTCGGGAGGAGAGTCTGGCAGACCTGAGCTTGGCCCAGCTGTTGGCCGTGCTGCGTCTGGATAGTCTAGACATAGAGAGTGAGCGGACAGTGTGTCATGTAGCAATGCAGTGGTTAGAGACGGCTCCCAAGGAGCGCGGTCCCAACGCTGCGGAAGTCTTCAAGTGTGTCCGCTGGACACACTTCAGAGATGAAGATCAGGATTACCTGGAAGGGCTGCTGACCAAGCCCATTGTGAAGAAGTACTGTCTGGACCTTATCGAAGGGGCCCTGCAGATGCGATATGGTGACATGTTGTACAAGTCTGTGGTACCAAAGCCAGAGAGCAGCAGCAGCTCTGTTGTATCTGTAGCAGAAAATCCACCTCAGAGACTGGGTATGTGTGCCAAGGAGATGGTAATCTTCTTTGGACACCCTAGAGACCCCTTTCTCTGCTATGACCCATACTCAGGGGACATTTACACAATGCCATCCCCTTTAACCAGCTTGGCTCACACTAAGACTATCACTTCCTcagctgtctgtgtctctccagaCCATGACATCTACCTGGCTGCCCAGCCCCGGAAAGACCTGTGGGTGTATAAGCCAGCCCAGAATAGTTGGCAGCAGCTTGCCGACCGCCTGCTGTGTCGCGAGGGCATGGATGTGGCCTACCTCAATGGCTACATCTACATCTTGGGTGGGCGAGACCCGATTACCGGCGTTAAATTGAAGGAAGTGGAATGCTACAGTGTTCAGAGAAACCAGTGGGCACTGGTGGCTCCTGTGCCCCATTCCTTCTATTCCTTTGAACTAATAGTGGTTCAGAACTATCTTTATGCTGTGAACAGTAAGCGCATGCTGTGCTACGATCCTAGCCATAATATGTGGCTGAACTGTGCTTCTCTTAAACGTAGTGACTTTCAGGAAGCCTGTGTCTTCAACGACGAGATCTACTGTATCTGTGACATTCCAGTCATGAAGGTCTATAACCCAGCCAGGGGAGAATGGAGGCGGATTAGTAATATTCCCTTGGACTCAGAGACCCACAACTACCAGATTGTCAATCATGGCCAAAAGTTGCTTCTCATCACTTCTACCACCCCTCAGTGGAAAAAAAACCGGGTGACTGTTTACGAATACGATACCAGGGAAGACCAGTGGATTAACATAGGTACCATGTTAGGTCTTTTGCAGTTTGACTCTGGTTTTATTTGCCTCTGTGCTCGCGTTTATCCTTCCTGCCTTGAACCTGGGCAGAGTTTCATTACTGAGGAAGACGATGCACGGAGTGAATCTAGTACTGAATGGGACTTAGATGGATTCAGTGAGCTGGACTCAGAGTCAGGAAGTTCAAGTTCTTTTTCTGACGATGAAGTCTGGGTGCAGGTAGCACCTCAGCGAAATGCACAGGATCAGCAGggttctttgtaa